The following are from one region of the Moritella sp. 24 genome:
- the phnW gene encoding 2-aminoethylphosphonate--pyruvate transaminase: MKNEYLLLTPGPLSTTASVREAMLKDWCTWDDEYNKDIVEVIRAKLVQLATSQAGYTSVLMQGSGTASVEATIGSVIPADGKLLVVDNGAYGARIAQIADYLNIACDVIAPGETAQPSVSEVEAKLIADNSITHVAIVHCETTTGMLNPIDDVIKLAKQHGKIVILDAMSSFGGIPLDVADLGIDFLISSANKCIQGVPGFGFVIARQTELEKSKGLARSLSLDLYDQWHCMEKNGGKWRFTSPTHTVRAFYQALLELEEEGGIAARHQRYQENQTTLVAGMAKLGFDTLLDASLHSPIITSFYSPTHSDYQFKEFYNRLKEQGFVIYPGKVSNADCFRIGNIGDVHPSDIQRLLVAMETAKYWELSA; this comes from the coding sequence ATGAAAAACGAATATTTATTACTAACACCGGGTCCACTTTCTACGACGGCAAGTGTACGAGAAGCCATGCTAAAAGATTGGTGTACTTGGGATGATGAATATAACAAAGACATTGTTGAAGTTATCCGCGCTAAGTTAGTTCAACTAGCAACCTCACAAGCGGGTTATACCAGTGTATTGATGCAAGGCAGCGGTACAGCATCGGTAGAAGCTACAATTGGCAGTGTTATTCCTGCTGATGGTAAATTGCTGGTGGTTGATAACGGTGCTTATGGTGCTCGTATTGCTCAAATTGCTGATTACTTGAATATTGCCTGTGATGTGATTGCACCGGGTGAAACAGCACAACCAAGTGTGTCTGAAGTGGAAGCGAAATTAATCGCTGATAACAGTATTACCCATGTAGCAATTGTGCACTGCGAAACAACAACAGGCATGCTTAATCCAATTGATGATGTGATTAAGTTGGCTAAACAGCACGGTAAAATCGTTATCTTGGATGCGATGTCGAGCTTTGGTGGCATCCCATTAGATGTGGCTGATTTGGGCATTGATTTCCTGATTAGCTCTGCGAACAAATGTATTCAAGGTGTACCGGGTTTTGGTTTCGTCATTGCCCGTCAGACCGAACTGGAAAAATCTAAAGGATTAGCACGTTCATTGTCACTGGATCTGTATGACCAATGGCATTGCATGGAAAAAAATGGCGGTAAATGGCGCTTTACATCACCAACCCATACCGTGCGCGCATTTTACCAAGCGTTATTAGAGCTTGAAGAAGAAGGTGGCATTGCCGCTCGTCATCAACGTTACCAAGAAAATCAAACAACACTCGTCGCGGGAATGGCGAAACTGGGTTTTGATACCTTGTTAGATGCGTCATTACACTCGCCAATCATTACTTCGTTTTACTCACCGACGCACAGTGATTACCAATTCAAAGAATTTTATAACCGCCTTAAAGAACAAGGTTTTGTTATCTACCCAGGTAAGGTATCAAATGCTGACTGTTTCCGTATTGGTAACATCGGTGATGTGCACCCAAGTGACATTCAACGTCTATTAGTGGCAATGGAAACAGCGAAATATTGGGAATTAAGTGCATGA
- a CDS encoding glycosyl hydrolase family 18 protein translates to MKLKSILSAAIFTGLFSTAGIAGTITSQDNNVVVGYWHNWCDGRGYQGGNAPCVELEAVNPQYNVVNISFMKVYDTAEGRIPTFKLDPTIGLSEAEFIEQINTLNSQGRSVLLALGGADAHIELLSGDEDALATEIIRLTDLYGFDGLDIDLEQAAITAKQNQTVIPAALRMVKDHYRKTGENFMITMAPEFPYLTANGAYTPYLTELDGYYDFINPQFYNQGGDGIWIDGVGWIAQNNDELKEEFIYYIADSLINGTRNFHKIPHDKLVFGLPSSNDAAATGYVKDPQDLYRAFDRLKAQGQPLRGVMTWSVNWDMGTDSANNSYNQQFIADYGNFIHNQLPPVTDMTPTLAGIVDTRIEVNNAFDPLVGVTAKNYQGNDITDSITITGNVNTNQVGEYLLTYSVSSDDETANQVRKVTVYEVLPSFAGISDTTIVIGSPFDPMQGVSASHPTQGDLTANISITGEVDTSIVGEYELIYTLTYGQDNQQTITDKRVVTVVSDAVSDNDWKADSTYVGGDIVTHNGTTWTAQWWTKGEEPGTTGEWGVWR, encoded by the coding sequence ATGAAGCTTAAATCGATACTTTCAGCGGCTATTTTTACAGGTTTATTTTCTACCGCGGGTATAGCAGGAACAATCACATCGCAGGACAATAACGTCGTTGTCGGTTACTGGCATAACTGGTGTGATGGCCGAGGTTATCAAGGAGGTAATGCCCCCTGTGTTGAGCTTGAAGCCGTAAACCCACAGTACAATGTGGTCAATATTTCATTCATGAAAGTTTACGATACTGCAGAAGGTCGTATTCCAACATTTAAATTAGACCCAACAATAGGCCTGAGTGAAGCTGAGTTTATTGAACAGATCAATACACTCAATAGTCAGGGTCGTAGCGTGCTGCTTGCGCTAGGTGGTGCTGATGCACATATCGAATTACTCAGTGGTGATGAAGATGCACTAGCAACAGAAATTATTCGCCTCACCGATCTGTATGGTTTTGATGGCCTTGATATCGATCTAGAACAAGCTGCGATCACCGCAAAACAAAACCAAACGGTTATTCCCGCCGCATTAAGAATGGTGAAAGATCATTACCGCAAAACGGGCGAAAACTTTATGATCACCATGGCACCTGAGTTCCCCTATTTAACCGCTAATGGCGCTTATACTCCCTACCTCACCGAACTTGATGGTTATTATGATTTTATTAACCCGCAATTCTACAACCAAGGTGGCGATGGTATTTGGATTGATGGCGTCGGCTGGATAGCACAAAATAATGATGAATTAAAAGAAGAGTTTATTTACTACATTGCCGATTCTTTGATTAATGGCACACGTAATTTTCATAAGATCCCACATGACAAACTGGTGTTCGGGTTGCCTTCGAGTAATGATGCCGCAGCCACCGGATATGTCAAAGACCCGCAAGATTTATATCGTGCTTTCGACCGCTTAAAAGCCCAAGGTCAACCACTACGAGGCGTCATGACTTGGTCAGTAAACTGGGATATGGGGACAGATTCAGCAAACAATAGTTACAATCAGCAATTCATTGCAGATTACGGTAACTTCATTCATAACCAATTACCGCCAGTGACTGACATGACACCAACGTTGGCGGGTATTGTCGATACGCGTATCGAAGTGAATAACGCCTTTGATCCTTTAGTTGGCGTGACAGCGAAAAATTATCAAGGCAACGACATTACAGATTCGATTACGATCACGGGTAATGTAAATACAAACCAAGTGGGTGAATATCTATTAACCTATAGCGTCAGTAGTGATGATGAAACCGCGAATCAAGTGCGTAAAGTAACTGTATATGAAGTCTTACCGAGTTTTGCAGGGATCAGCGATACCACCATTGTTATTGGTAGTCCGTTTGACCCGATGCAAGGTGTCAGCGCCAGCCATCCAACACAAGGTGACCTTACTGCGAATATTTCTATAACAGGAGAAGTCGATACCAGTATTGTTGGTGAGTATGAGTTAATTTATACCTTAACCTACGGCCAAGATAATCAACAAACCATAACAGATAAGCGTGTCGTGACAGTCGTCAGCGATGCAGTAAGTGATAATGATTGGAAAGCAGATAGTACGTATGTCGGCGGTGATATAGTCACTCATAATGGTACAACATGGACAGCACAATGGTGGACAAAAGGTGAAGAACCGGGCACCACTGGCGAGTGGGGTGTTTGGCGTTAG
- a CDS encoding putative 2-aminoethylphosphonate ABC transporter substrate-binding protein, which produces MKQRWMIGSIAALGALFTAPVFAAEEVVVYTAFETDVLAKYKVAFEKSNPDIDIKWVRDSTGIMTAKLLAEKNNPRAEVVWGLAGSSMALLKNAGILKPYSPKGVENLRTSMIDPEENKAWYGNDAWFNAICFNEYVAKQYNLPKPTSWDDLLKPVYKGHIAMPNPASSGTGYMQVSAWLQTMGEDKGWSYMAKLNNNIAHYTHSGSKPCVQAGMGEVAIGVSMALRGAKLKTQGAPLDVILPDGGIGWESEAVGLVKPSAAAKRVVDWSISKQANELYNESYALVGHKDVSKAVTNYPNVQDAMVEMDFGKMANDRKVVLRTWSEKFDSKSEAK; this is translated from the coding sequence ATGAAACAACGTTGGATGATAGGTTCTATCGCAGCCCTAGGCGCCTTATTTACTGCACCAGTATTTGCCGCAGAAGAAGTGGTTGTGTACACCGCCTTTGAAACGGATGTATTAGCAAAATATAAAGTTGCGTTTGAAAAATCAAATCCAGATATCGATATCAAATGGGTACGAGATTCAACGGGTATCATGACAGCGAAGTTGCTTGCAGAAAAAAATAACCCTCGCGCTGAAGTTGTTTGGGGTCTAGCAGGTTCATCAATGGCACTGCTTAAAAATGCGGGTATCTTAAAACCTTATTCTCCAAAAGGTGTCGAAAATCTGCGTACTAGCATGATTGACCCTGAAGAAAACAAAGCATGGTATGGCAATGACGCATGGTTTAATGCCATCTGCTTTAACGAATACGTAGCAAAACAATATAACCTACCAAAACCAACATCGTGGGACGACCTACTAAAACCAGTTTACAAAGGTCATATCGCGATGCCAAATCCAGCATCATCAGGCACAGGTTACATGCAAGTGTCAGCATGGTTACAAACCATGGGTGAAGATAAAGGCTGGAGCTACATGGCTAAGCTAAATAACAACATTGCACATTATACTCACTCTGGCTCTAAACCTTGCGTACAAGCAGGCATGGGCGAAGTCGCGATTGGTGTTTCTATGGCACTGCGTGGCGCAAAATTAAAAACCCAAGGCGCACCACTTGATGTGATCTTGCCAGACGGCGGTATCGGTTGGGAATCAGAAGCAGTTGGCCTCGTTAAACCATCGGCAGCAGCAAAACGTGTTGTTGATTGGTCTATCTCAAAACAAGCCAACGAATTATACAATGAATCTTACGCGCTAGTTGGTCATAAAGATGTCAGTAAAGCCGTGACAAACTACCCAAATGTACAAGACGCAATGGTCGAAATGGACTTTGGGAAAATGGCGAATGATCGTAAAGTAGTACTACGTACATGGTCAGAAAAATTTGATTCAAAATCTGAAGCTAAATAA
- a CDS encoding aspartate aminotransferase family protein, with the protein MSEVTTNLAAETVLADRQHRSEGDVNTTPARQQWHASIDDNATKAMLEQDSKVFLHQAMSTPCLDALVAAEGIYLEDAAGQRYMDFHGNNVHQLGYGHPHVLTKISQQLATLPFSPRRFTNQTAIDCATKLTEICGGELNRVLFAPGGTSVIGMALKLARHVTGNFKVVSLWDSFHGASLDAISVGGEACFRAGMGPLMAGVERIPPAVSYRGCFPSPDGSDVHYADYLEYVVEKEGGIGVFIAEAIRNTDVQVPSKAYWQRIREICDKHNILLIIDDIPNGMGRTGHWFSHHAFDIEPDILCIGKGLGGGVVPIAAMVTKDKYNTAAQVSLGHYTHEKSPIGCAAALATMEVIEQQNLLSKVQDDGAFVAQELAALKAKYSLIGDVRGMGLLWGVELVTSRDSKERAFDEAEAVLYHCLNAGLSFKVSQGNVIQLSPPLIINRDELKRALTIFAGAIDKVSRDFGYAAIS; encoded by the coding sequence ATGAGTGAAGTGACTACTAACTTAGCTGCTGAGACAGTACTGGCAGATCGTCAACATCGTAGCGAGGGTGATGTTAATACAACGCCTGCGCGTCAACAATGGCATGCCAGTATTGATGATAACGCGACTAAAGCCATGCTTGAGCAAGACAGTAAGGTGTTCTTACACCAAGCTATGTCGACGCCGTGTTTGGATGCGTTAGTGGCTGCTGAAGGCATTTATTTAGAAGATGCGGCAGGTCAGCGTTACATGGATTTCCATGGTAATAACGTGCATCAGTTAGGTTATGGTCACCCTCATGTATTAACTAAAATTAGCCAACAATTAGCGACGTTACCGTTTTCACCTCGTCGCTTTACCAATCAAACTGCGATTGATTGTGCTACCAAACTCACTGAAATATGTGGTGGTGAGCTCAATCGCGTACTGTTTGCCCCTGGTGGCACCTCTGTCATCGGCATGGCACTGAAACTAGCGCGTCACGTAACCGGTAACTTTAAAGTGGTGTCGCTGTGGGATTCATTCCACGGTGCATCACTGGATGCCATTTCTGTAGGTGGTGAAGCCTGTTTCCGTGCTGGCATGGGCCCATTGATGGCTGGTGTCGAACGTATTCCGCCAGCTGTATCGTATCGCGGCTGTTTTCCTTCTCCGGACGGCAGCGATGTGCATTACGCTGATTATCTGGAATACGTAGTCGAAAAAGAAGGTGGCATTGGGGTCTTTATTGCTGAAGCGATCCGTAATACTGATGTGCAAGTACCGAGTAAAGCTTATTGGCAGCGCATCAGAGAGATCTGTGACAAGCACAATATCTTACTCATCATCGATGATATTCCTAATGGTATGGGCCGTACTGGGCACTGGTTCAGCCACCATGCGTTTGATATCGAACCGGATATTTTATGTATTGGTAAAGGTTTAGGCGGTGGCGTCGTACCGATTGCCGCGATGGTGACCAAAGATAAATACAATACCGCAGCGCAAGTATCACTGGGCCATTATACCCACGAGAAAAGTCCGATTGGTTGTGCTGCAGCCTTGGCGACCATGGAAGTGATTGAGCAACAAAACCTGTTAAGCAAAGTACAAGATGATGGAGCCTTTGTGGCTCAAGAGTTAGCAGCTTTGAAAGCAAAATATTCTTTGATTGGCGATGTGCGTGGCATGGGCCTGCTGTGGGGTGTTGAGCTAGTCACGAGTCGTGATTCGAAAGAACGCGCCTTTGATGAAGCAGAAGCTGTGTTGTATCACTGCTTGAATGCAGGGCTAAGTTTTAAAGTATCGCAAGGTAATGTTATCCAGCTGAGCCCGCCGCTTATTATTAATCGAGATGAATTAAAGCGAGCGCTTACTATCTTTGCGGGTGCAATTGATAAAGTAAGCCGTGACTTTGGTTATGCGGCTATTAGTTGA
- a CDS encoding FAD-dependent oxidoreductase — MTKQPEFQPFWFQQAMDLEADYRNNVQPQTLTADTTADVCIVGGGYTGLWTAIQLKQQQPNLDVVIIEKSLCGSGASGRNGGCMLTWSTKYLSMQRLYGEDQAVELVKASEQAVDEIEAFCLKYKIDAELRRDGTLFTATNTAQAGGLEATLAALDKHELNSWQAWEAKKVQLHAGSELHQAGHFSPVAASVQPGKLARGLKRVAEHLGVRIYENTPMLDIHDLSTSPANSNTKAKHNVVIKTPQGSIYATKSVMALNAWMLEQFPQFKNKIVVVSSDMAITKPIPEKLKSMGLTDGKTVLDSRTFVHYYRTTPDGRLMLGKGGNHFSYGNAVRPLFNQSTRYGKILRESFDKLFPTLVDEEFEVTWTGPSDRSATGLPFFGKIEDTGNIYYGFGYSGSGVGQTWIGGKILSSMLLGHNDKWSHNGLTTGPKGGFPPEPVRWLGTMMVRNAIRRKERCEDNETTPFWLDKQLAKFANAAGKADK, encoded by the coding sequence ATGACTAAACAGCCTGAGTTTCAACCTTTTTGGTTCCAGCAAGCAATGGATTTAGAAGCGGACTACCGTAATAACGTACAACCACAAACGCTTACTGCTGATACCACCGCCGATGTGTGTATTGTCGGTGGTGGTTACACGGGGTTATGGACCGCGATCCAGCTAAAGCAGCAACAACCAAACCTTGATGTCGTGATCATAGAGAAAAGTCTCTGTGGTAGTGGGGCATCAGGACGTAATGGCGGTTGTATGCTGACATGGTCGACGAAGTACTTGTCGATGCAACGTCTATATGGTGAAGATCAGGCCGTTGAATTAGTGAAAGCATCAGAGCAAGCGGTGGATGAAATAGAAGCCTTCTGTTTAAAGTATAAAATCGATGCGGAATTACGTCGTGATGGCACTTTATTTACTGCAACGAATACTGCACAAGCAGGTGGTTTAGAAGCGACATTAGCCGCGTTAGATAAACATGAATTAAACAGTTGGCAGGCGTGGGAAGCAAAAAAAGTACAATTGCATGCAGGGTCTGAATTACATCAAGCTGGGCATTTCTCACCTGTCGCTGCAAGTGTGCAACCGGGTAAATTAGCCCGTGGTTTAAAGCGTGTAGCTGAGCACCTCGGTGTTCGTATTTATGAAAATACCCCAATGTTAGATATTCATGATCTATCAACGAGTCCTGCTAACAGTAATACCAAAGCGAAACATAATGTTGTAATAAAAACACCGCAGGGGAGTATTTATGCGACTAAATCTGTCATGGCGCTCAATGCGTGGATGTTAGAGCAATTCCCGCAGTTTAAAAATAAAATTGTAGTTGTATCGTCAGATATGGCGATCACCAAACCGATACCAGAAAAGCTAAAAAGCATGGGATTAACAGACGGTAAAACGGTGCTGGATTCACGTACGTTTGTGCATTATTACCGAACTACACCTGATGGTCGTTTGATGTTAGGTAAGGGGGGTAATCATTTCTCTTACGGTAACGCAGTCAGACCTCTATTCAATCAATCGACGCGCTATGGCAAGATACTACGGGAGTCGTTTGATAAGTTATTTCCAACGCTGGTGGATGAAGAGTTTGAAGTGACCTGGACTGGCCCTTCAGATCGTTCGGCGACGGGACTGCCATTTTTCGGTAAGATTGAAGATACAGGCAATATTTATTATGGTTTTGGCTATTCAGGCAGTGGCGTAGGCCAGACTTGGATTGGCGGTAAGATCTTATCATCGATGCTGCTAGGTCATAATGATAAATGGAGTCATAACGGTTTAACGACTGGACCTAAAGGCGGATTTCCACCTGAACCTGTGCGCTGGTTAGGCACTATGATGGTACGTAATGCTATTCGTCGCAAGGAACGCTGTGAAGATAATGAAACGACGCCTTTTTGGTTAGATAAGCAATTAGCTAAGTTTGCTAATGCGGCGGGTAAAGCGGATAAATAA
- the accC gene encoding acetyl-CoA carboxylase biotin carboxylase subunit produces the protein MLDKVVIANRGEIALRILRACKELGIKTVAVHSTADRELKHVLLADETVCIGKAPSVDSYLNVPAILSAAEITGAVAVHPGYGFLAENADFAEQVEHSGFIFIGPKAETIRLMGDKVSAIAAMKKAGVPCVPGSDGPLDTDAQRNKKIAKRIGYPIIIKAAGGGGGRGMRVVHEEADLLDAIALTRNEAGSFFGNDMVYMEKFLENPRHIEVQVLADGQGNAIHLGERDCSLQRRHQKVVEEAPAPGITADLRRHIGERCSRACVDINYRGAGTFEFLYENGEFYFIEMNTRIQVEHTITEMVTGIDLIKAQLRVAAGMPLTVSQDEVRLTGHSIECRINAEDPESFIPSPGLIKRFHAAGGYGVRWESHVYAGYKVPPHYDSMIGKLITYGENRDVAISRMRNALSEMVIDGIKTNIPLHLEILKDENFQNGGTNIHYLEKKLDLKAQSKK, from the coding sequence ATGTTGGATAAAGTAGTTATCGCCAATCGCGGCGAAATCGCATTACGTATTCTTCGTGCTTGTAAAGAATTAGGCATTAAGACAGTTGCAGTACACTCAACAGCTGATCGCGAACTAAAGCACGTATTACTTGCTGACGAAACCGTTTGTATTGGTAAAGCACCGTCTGTAGACAGTTACTTAAATGTTCCTGCTATTTTAAGCGCAGCTGAAATCACGGGCGCAGTTGCTGTTCACCCGGGTTACGGTTTCTTAGCTGAAAACGCTGACTTTGCTGAACAAGTTGAACACTCAGGCTTTATTTTCATCGGTCCTAAAGCTGAAACTATCCGTCTAATGGGCGATAAAGTTTCTGCGATTGCAGCAATGAAAAAAGCCGGTGTACCTTGTGTTCCGGGTTCTGATGGTCCACTTGATACTGACGCACAACGTAATAAGAAAATTGCGAAGCGCATCGGTTACCCGATCATTATTAAAGCTGCCGGTGGCGGTGGTGGTCGTGGTATGCGTGTGGTTCATGAAGAAGCAGACCTACTTGACGCGATTGCGCTAACACGTAACGAAGCTGGTTCATTCTTTGGTAATGACATGGTTTACATGGAGAAATTCCTAGAAAACCCACGTCACATCGAAGTTCAAGTATTGGCTGATGGTCAAGGCAACGCAATCCACCTTGGCGAGCGTGACTGTTCACTACAACGTCGTCATCAAAAAGTAGTTGAAGAAGCACCAGCACCGGGTATTACCGCTGATCTACGTCGTCACATTGGTGAACGTTGTAGTCGTGCGTGTGTTGATATCAACTATCGCGGCGCAGGTACATTCGAATTCCTTTATGAAAATGGCGAATTCTATTTCATCGAAATGAATACCCGTATTCAAGTTGAACACACCATCACAGAAATGGTAACTGGCATTGATTTAATCAAAGCACAACTACGTGTTGCTGCTGGTATGCCATTAACTGTATCTCAAGATGAAGTGCGTTTAACAGGTCATTCAATTGAATGTCGTATTAACGCTGAAGATCCAGAGTCATTTATTCCAAGTCCGGGTCTAATCAAACGTTTCCATGCCGCTGGCGGTTATGGCGTACGTTGGGAATCGCATGTTTATGCGGGTTATAAAGTACCACCGCACTACGATTCAATGATCGGTAAGTTAATCACTTACGGTGAAAATCGTGATGTAGCAATCTCAAGAATGCGTAATGCATTAAGCGAGATGGTGATTGATGGTATCAAGACTAATATCCCACTACATCTTGAAATTTTAAAAGATGAAAACTTCCAAAATGGTGGCACTAACATCCACTATTTAGAGAAGAAATTAGATTTGAAAGCACAAAGCAAAAAATAG
- the phnX gene encoding phosphonoacetaldehyde hydrolase: MSNIVQDQSVKLNHVQSVIFDWAGTIVDFGSFAPTTIFIAAFKAQYDFDISLAEARVPMGLGKWDHIKAVSELPAVAARWQAQFGTVISKADIDAIYETFMPLQIAKVGEHADPIPHALDVVNGLKQQGVKIGSCSGYPRVVMDKLIPVAAEKGYVPDCVVATDDLPAGGRPAPYMVLKNVIDMAVTDVGACIKVDDSVPGIEEGHNAGMWTVGLLLSGNEAGLTLEEYLAADEATLHQAREKARDRFTPFNAHYLIDTIADLPQVVADIDARLAAGERP; this comes from the coding sequence ATGTCAAACATCGTACAAGATCAGTCAGTAAAACTTAATCATGTTCAGTCTGTTATTTTTGATTGGGCGGGTACTATCGTTGATTTCGGTTCATTTGCACCGACCACTATTTTTATTGCCGCATTTAAAGCGCAGTATGATTTTGATATCAGCTTAGCAGAAGCGCGTGTACCTATGGGCCTAGGTAAATGGGACCACATTAAAGCCGTATCTGAATTACCAGCTGTAGCAGCGCGTTGGCAGGCACAGTTTGGCACCGTTATTAGCAAGGCTGATATTGATGCGATTTACGAGACATTTATGCCGCTACAGATTGCGAAAGTAGGCGAGCACGCTGACCCAATTCCACATGCATTAGACGTTGTGAATGGGCTAAAGCAGCAAGGTGTTAAAATTGGTTCATGCTCAGGCTACCCACGCGTAGTGATGGACAAGTTAATCCCTGTTGCTGCAGAAAAAGGGTATGTGCCTGATTGTGTAGTGGCAACTGATGACTTACCTGCTGGTGGTCGCCCTGCACCTTACATGGTATTGAAAAACGTGATTGATATGGCTGTGACAGATGTTGGTGCTTGTATCAAGGTTGATGATTCAGTACCGGGTATTGAAGAGGGTCATAATGCCGGTATGTGGACTGTTGGTTTATTATTATCGGGGAATGAAGCAGGTCTTACACTCGAAGAATACCTTGCGGCAGACGAGGCAACATTACACCAAGCGCGTGAAAAAGCTCGTGATCGTTTCACACCGTTTAATGCCCATTACTTGATTGATACCATCGCAGACCTACCACAAGTAGTTGCGGACATTGATGCACGTTTAGCTGCTGGCGAACGTCCATAA
- the aroQ gene encoding type II 3-dehydroquinate dehydratase: MSNNLKILLLNGPNLNLLGKREPETYGYQTLSDIVEHLTNVANQHDVELCHEQSNAEHELINHIHAAMGNTDFIIINPAAYTHTSVAIRDALLGVSIPFIEVHLSNVHAREQFRHHSYLSDIAKGVICGLGADGYEFALLSAVKQLKQTTNK, from the coding sequence ATGTCGAACAATCTAAAAATATTGTTACTCAACGGACCGAATCTAAACCTTTTAGGTAAAAGAGAACCTGAGACTTATGGCTATCAAACACTTAGTGACATTGTAGAACATTTAACCAATGTTGCAAATCAGCACGATGTTGAACTCTGCCATGAACAATCAAATGCAGAACACGAGCTGATTAACCATATTCATGCCGCAATGGGTAATACTGATTTTATCATTATCAACCCAGCCGCATACACGCATACCAGCGTTGCAATTCGAGATGCATTGTTAGGGGTTTCAATCCCTTTTATCGAAGTACATCTCTCTAATGTGCACGCAAGAGAACAATTTCGTCATCATTCTTATTTATCAGATATCGCTAAAGGCGTCATTTGTGGACTAGGTGCTGATGGTTATGAATTTGCGCTGCTTTCAGCTGTCAAACAGCTCAAGCAAACCACCAATAAATAA
- the accB gene encoding acetyl-CoA carboxylase biotin carboxyl carrier protein, translating to MDIRKIKKLIELVEESGIAELEISEGEESVRINRFSSTAAPAQVQYATAPVAPAAPIAAAPAAPVEAAAPAESAGHKVLSPMVGTFYNAASPGAAPFVTIGQTVSVGDTLCILEAMKMMNQIESDKAGVVKAILATDGQAIEFDEPLFIIE from the coding sequence ATGGATATCCGTAAAATTAAGAAACTGATTGAACTTGTTGAAGAATCTGGCATTGCAGAATTAGAAATTTCTGAAGGTGAAGAATCGGTACGAATCAATCGCTTTAGCAGCACTGCCGCGCCAGCACAAGTACAATACGCAACTGCGCCTGTTGCTCCAGCAGCGCCTATCGCAGCAGCACCTGCAGCGCCAGTTGAAGCAGCGGCTCCGGCTGAATCAGCGGGCCATAAGGTTCTTTCTCCAATGGTTGGTACTTTCTATAATGCAGCCTCTCCAGGTGCAGCTCCTTTCGTAACGATTGGCCAAACAGTAAGTGTTGGCGATACGCTATGTATCTTAGAAGCAATGAAAATGATGAACCAAATCGAATCAGATAAAGCTGGCGTAGTTAAAGCTATTCTAGCAACAGATGGTCAAGCTATTGAGTTTGATGAACCACTTTTCATCATTGAATAA